Proteins from one Pygocentrus nattereri isolate fPygNat1 chromosome 16, fPygNat1.pri, whole genome shotgun sequence genomic window:
- the camsap1a gene encoding calmodulin-regulated spectrin-associated protein 1a isoform X4 codes for MDVGAAGGVDGGPRRADSVEGGLEIIPLELYDSARAKIDANLRWLFAKAYGEAHVPADLRDPFYTDQYCVEHIKPPVLTLLLSSELYCRVCVLLLKGDQTASLSSHQSVLQALARHGIYAREPDDTPVTHDDLSSTPIKMSSHIPLIDALMLAWTVEMMSIERVVSSVKRFSTFSASKELPFDVEDAMLFWINKVILKTREISEKELKLKQHLMESPCHQKSPSKWYWKLVPVRYRRDHLSGRCLPHMPLVEDLMKDICDGAALLTVIHYYCPDFMRLEDICLKEVLSISDSVYNIQLLREFSNEYLDRCLYLRPEDLLYAPPVLKHNVMVFIAELFWWFEVVRPDFVKPRDPQEIKEARASVQAKSSRPLVPISNATKRSFLSTSPSVDSMVSGSAHDTCISTKVSPSHSPSHPLLPLRQRQQKPVQGEETAEFRNRSSSLSRMDGHSPGSRLAWMERRQRPLSQMEMEWERLCGDNISLARSISKDSLASNVVSITPRHHINGQPLPHTACSHDFEDQEEELVAVISSGGVATFRESRPESFFLEPLQPAVLRPNKEKSVVVSKRDESGEGRGQRRRAVHTPTEHTAINQTFTTVSTVEPEGSPQSGGFFLHGKSECVRSSPVGVWVGGVSDSEFEEEEEEAEDDDVEERDIAKAHIRKLLGHGQEEEESAKLREEVRGREREDKEGASGRSSPCPSTLSQASSTSTGAGHTRQSSPCRSTFSQASSASSRMTSFAERRLHRAVTPDGFYSGCSSQTSTPDGSESAPFPPQAGDRASPSPGARGGVASELIHLRMQLEEKRRAIETQKKKMERLSARQRLKLGKAAFLHVVKKGRGDTLPRPVKQEVLKEKETEKEMAKDDSYVEALKAKAKAKETEPSPDKESRQLAEISAAPPATLEVDNRVSEGEAWEEGGGELDLSECNRSIELLNEAIGSIQQQMMQLSVQQDLLMRQTALSPTQEKPQSPSEPNEPKLRPSVQFVEISTATRRPPKLSSGRTPRTKPAELKLSKGSKVNTGDPRPSPVSRTPRAENEEDGVSKDVGDKANGRSLARSLARNATFRLHDAANRRTDGPESPKAEPPTVEPSQAEPGRERSGSGGSGKENVPVPCEENRTKGQLIEVDLSDLTNPESSAEPEGEQKSGLGFFFKDDQKAADELAKKRAAFLLKQQKKAEEARLRKQQLEAESELKRDEARRKAEEERVRKEEEKARRELIKQEYLRRKQQELLEEQGVAKPRPRHRKPRPKSLHRRESGNATPVGLCAAPSGSSLSLASAATEADSITSGGGSQRGESVESFPMLSRNASRNVERDWDNGSTASSVTSVAEYNGPRLFKEPSAKSNKPIIQNAIAHCCLAGKVNEAQKNAILEEIERCESNHLMILFRDGGCQFRALYAFAPDTEEILKLVGTGPRAITRKMIDKLFKYSSDRKQFTVIPAKTVSVSVDAITIHNHLWQVKRPGSSKRK; via the exons agctCCCACATCCCCCTGATTGACGCTCTGATGCTGGCGTGGACAGTGGAGATGATGAGTATAGAGAGAGTTGTGTCCAGTGTTAAACGCTTTTCCACCTTCAGCGCCTCCAAAGAGCTTCCCTTCGACGTGGAGGATGCCATGCTGTTCTGGATCAACAAG gtGATTTTGAAGACGAGGGAAATCTCAGAGAAAGAGCTGAAACTCAAACAACACTTGATGGAATCCCCCTGTCATCAAAAG TCTCCCTCCAAATGGTACTGGAAGCTCGTGCCT GTACGTTACCGTAGAGACCACTTGTCCGGTCGGTGTCTCCCTCACATGCCGCTGGTGGAGGACCTGATGAAGGATATATGTGATGGCGCCGCCCTGCTGACGGTCATTCATTACTACTGCCCTGATTTCATGAGGCTGGAAG atATCTGTCTGAAAGAGGTCCTGTCCATCTCTGACAGCGTGTATAATATTCAGCTACTGAGGGAGTTTTCCAACGAGTACCTGGACAGGTGTTTGTACCTGCGACCTGAGGACCTGCTGTATGCTCCCCCTGTGTTAAAG CACAACGTGATGGTGTTCATAGCCGAGCTGTTCTGGTGGTTTGAGGTGGTGAGGCCGGACTTTGTGAAGCCCAGAGATCCACAGGAGATCAAAGAAG CCAGAGCCTCAGTGCAGGCGAAGAGTTCCCGCCCCCTTGTGCCCATTTCAAACGCCACAAAGCGCAGCTTCCTAAGCACCTCCCCCTCCGTTGACTCCATGGTATCAGGCTCTGCCCATGACACCTGTATCAG CACCAAAGTAAGCCCCTCCCACAGCCCCTCCCACCCACTTCTCCCACTGAGACAAAGACAACAGAAGCCCGTCCAGGGGGAGGAGACGGCAG AGTTCAGGAACaggtccagctctctctctcgaaTGGACGGACACAGTCCTGGATCGCGACTGGCCTGGATGGAGAGAAGACAAAG accTCTATCTCAGATGGAGATGGAATGGGAGCGCCTTTGTGGTGACAACATAAGCTTGGCCCGGTCCATCAGCAAAGACAGTTTAGCCTCCAACGTCGTCTCCATCACCCCCCGCCACCACATCAACGGCCAGCCACTTCCTCACACGGCTTGTAGCCATGATTTTGAGGACCAAGAAGAGGAGCTTGTGGCTGTCATAAGCTCTGGGGGCGTAGCCACCTTCCGAGAGTCCCGGCCCGAGAGCTTTTTCCTAGAGCCACTGCAGCCGGCCGTTCTGAGGCCGAACAAAGAGAAATCTGTGGTGGTCAGTAAACGGGACGAGAGCGGAGAGGGGCGGGGCCAGAGACGGAGGGCCGTTCACACACCCACAGAGCACACAGCAATCAACCAAACCTTTACAACCGTCAGCACTGTGGAACCGGAAGGCTCGCCGCAGTCCGGCGGCTTCTTCCTGCACGGCAAATCCGAGTGCGTGAGAAGCAGCCCAGTCGGCGTCTGGGTAGGCGGAGTCTCAGACTCTGAgtttgaagaagaagaggaagaagctGAAGATGATGACGTGGAAGAGCGGGACATCGCCAAGGCTCACATTAGGAAGCTCCTGGGCCATGGGCAGGAAGAGGAGGAGTCGGCGAAACTGCGGGAGGAAGTGCGAGGGCGGGAGCGTGAGGATAAAGAGGGAGCCAGTGGCCGCTCCAGCCCGTGTCCCAGCACGCTCTCGCAGGCCAGCAGCACGTCCACCGGCGCTGGACATACAAG ACAGTCCAGTCCGTGTCGGAGCACGTTCTCGCAGGCCAGCAGTGCGTCCAGCCGCATGACCAGCTTTGCAGAGCGGCGGCTGCACCGCGCAGTGACACCTGATGGCTTTTACAGTGGCTGCAGCTCGCAGACCTCCACTCCGGATGGGTCAGAGAGCGCCCCCTTCCCACCGCAGGCGGGGGACAGGGCTAGCCCCAGCCCCGGGGCACGAGGGGGTGTGGCTTCAGAACTTATCCACCTGCGCATGCAGCTGGAGGAGAAGCGGCGAGCTATTGAGAcgcagaagaagaagatggagaGGCTGTCGGCACGGCAACGGCTAAAACTGGGCAAAGCAGCCTTCCTGCATGTGGTCAAGAAGGGGCGGGGTGACACGCTACCACGTCCTGTGAAGCAGGAAGTCCtgaaagagaaggaaacagaAAAGGAGATGGCAAAGGATGACTCTTATGTTGAGGCACTGAAGGCCAAGGCCAAGGCCAAGGAGACGGAGCCCAGCCCAGACAAAGAGTCCCGGCAATTGGCGGAGATTTCTGCAGCACCCCCTGCTACCCTGGAGGTAGATAACCGTGTGAGTGAAGGTGAGGCATGGGAGGAAGGAGGGGGGGAATTGGACTTGAGTGAATGTAACCGCTCCATCGAGCTGTTAAACGAGGCGATTGGATCCATCCAGCAGCAGATGATGCAGCTGTCTGTCCAGCAGGACCTGCTCATGAGGCAGACGGCGCTGTCGCCCACGCAGGAGAAACCCCAGTCCCCCAGTGAACCAAACGAGCCTAAGCTCCGCCCCTCCGTGCAGTTTGTGGAGATCTCCACAGCAACCCGACGACCTCCCAAGCTTAGCTCAGGCCGTACTCCTCGGACCAAACCTGCCGAGCTCAAGCTGAGTAAGGGCTCAAAGGTCAACACAGGCGACCCCAGACCCTCACCGGTCAGCAGGACACCTCGAGCAGAAAATGAGGAAGATGGTGTGTCTAAAGACGTGGGGGACAAAGCGAATGGACGCAGCTTGGCCCGAAGCTTGGCTCGAAATGCCACGTTCCGCCTTCATGATGCCGCTAACCGAAGAACAGATGGTCCGGAATCACCAAAAGCAGAACCGCCTACAGTAGAGCCATCGCAGGCAGAACCGGGCCGTGAGAGGAGCGGGTCTGGAGGCTCAGGGAAAGAAAATGTTCCGGTTCCATGTGAGGAAAACCGGACTAAAGGGCAGCTGATCGAGGTGGACCTGTCTGACTTGACCAACCCAGAGTCCAGTGCAGAACCAGAGGGTGAGCAGAAATCAGGACTGGGATTCTTCTTTAAG gatgaTCAGAAGGCGGCAGATGAGCTAGCTAAGAAGCGAGCTGCATTTCTGCTGAAGCAGCAGAAGAAGGCCGAGGAGGCACGGCTTCGTAAACAGCAGCTGGAGGCGGAGTCAGAGCTGAAGCGAGACGAAGCCAG gcgTAAGGCGGAGGAGGAGCGGGTGCGTAAGGAGGAGGAAAAGGCCCGAAGGGAACTGATCAAGCAGGAATACCTGCGCAGGAAACAGCAGGAGTTGCTGGAGGAGCAAGGGGTAGCTAAGCCCCGCCCAAGACACCGGAAGCCCCGCCCCAAATCACTCCACCGCCGAGAATCTGGCAACGCCACGC CTGTGGGTCTGTGTGCTGCTCCGTCtggttcctctctctctctggcctcTGCGGCAACTGAAGCGGACAGCATTACGTCTGGGGGAGGCTCGCAGAG gggtGAGTCGGTGGAGTCTTTCCCGATGTTAAGTCGTAATGCCAGCAGGAATGTGGAGAGAGACTGGGATAACGGCTCCACAGCATCTTCTGTCACTTCTGTAGCAGAGTACAATG GCCCGAGGTTGTTTAAGGAACCCAGCGCTAAGTCCAATAAGCCGATAATTCAGAACGCCATCGCTCACTGCTGTCTGGCTGGCAAGGTCAATGAAGCGCAGAAGAACGCCATCCTGGAG GAAATTGAGCGCTGTGAGTCCAACCACCTGATGATCCTGTTCCGTGACGGCGGCTGCCAGTTCCGGGCGCTGTACGCCTTCGCTCCGGACACGGAAGAGATCCTGAAGCTGGTCGGCACGGGCCCCCGCGCCATCACCCGCAAGATGATCGACAAGCTTTTCAAATACAGCAGCGACCGCAAGCAGTTCACAGTCATCCCCGCGAAGACCGTGTCCGTCAGCGTGGACGCGATCACCATCCACAACCACCTGTGGCAGGTCAAACGGCCCGGATCCTCCAAGAGGAAGTGA
- the camsap1a gene encoding calmodulin-regulated spectrin-associated protein 1a isoform X3, producing the protein MDVGAAGGVDGGPRRADSVEGGLEIIPLELYDSARAKIDANLRWLFAKAYGEAHVPADLRDPFYTDQYCVEHIKPPVLTLLLSSELYCRVCVLLLKGDQTASLSSHQSVLQALARHGIYAREPDDTPVTHDDLSSTPIKMSSHIPLIDALMLAWTVEMMSIERVVSSVKRFSTFSASKELPFDVEDAMLFWINKVILKTREISEKELKLKQHLMESPCHQKVRYRRDHLSGRCLPHMPLVEDLMKDICDGAALLTVIHYYCPDFMRLEDICLKEVLSISDSVYNIQLLREFSNEYLDRCLYLRPEDLLYAPPVLKHNVMVFIAELFWWFEVVRPDFVKPRDPQEIKEARASVQAKSSRPLVPISNATKRSFLSTSPSVDSMVSGSAHDTCIRYYLHPEESASTSVTKVSPSHSPSHPLLPLRQRQQKPVQGEETAEFRNRSSSLSRMDGHSPGSRLAWMERRQRPLSQMEMEWERLCGDNISLARSISKDSLASNVVSITPRHHINGQPLPHTACSHDFEDQEEELVAVISSGGVATFRESRPESFFLEPLQPAVLRPNKEKSVVVSKRDESGEGRGQRRRAVHTPTEHTAINQTFTTVSTVEPEGSPQSGGFFLHGKSECVRSSPVGVWVGGVSDSEFEEEEEEAEDDDVEERDIAKAHIRKLLGHGQEEEESAKLREEVRGREREDKEGASGRSSPCPSTLSQASSTSTGAGHTRQSSPCRSTFSQASSASSRMTSFAERRLHRAVTPDGFYSGCSSQTSTPDGSESAPFPPQAGDRASPSPGARGGVASELIHLRMQLEEKRRAIETQKKKMERLSARQRLKLGKAAFLHVVKKGRGDTLPRPVKQEVLKEKETEKEMAKDDSYVEALKAKAKAKETEPSPDKESRQLAEISAAPPATLEVDNRVSEGEAWEEGGGELDLSECNRSIELLNEAIGSIQQQMMQLSVQQDLLMRQTALSPTQEKPQSPSEPNEPKLRPSVQFVEISTATRRPPKLSSGRTPRTKPAELKLSKGSKVNTGDPRPSPVSRTPRAENEEDGVSKDVGDKANGRSLARSLARNATFRLHDAANRRTDGPESPKAEPPTVEPSQAEPGRERSGSGGSGKENVPVPCEENRTKGQLIEVDLSDLTNPESSAEPEGEQKSGLGFFFKDDQKAADELAKKRAAFLLKQQKKAEEARLRKQQLEAESELKRDEARRKAEEERVRKEEEKARRELIKQEYLRRKQQELLEEQGVAKPRPRHRKPRPKSLHRRESGNATPVGLCAAPSGSSLSLASAATEADSITSGGGSQRGESVESFPMLSRNASRNVERDWDNGSTASSVTSVAEYNGPRLFKEPSAKSNKPIIQNAIAHCCLAGKVNEAQKNAILEEIERCESNHLMILFRDGGCQFRALYAFAPDTEEILKLVGTGPRAITRKMIDKLFKYSSDRKQFTVIPAKTVSVSVDAITIHNHLWQVKRPGSSKRK; encoded by the exons agctCCCACATCCCCCTGATTGACGCTCTGATGCTGGCGTGGACAGTGGAGATGATGAGTATAGAGAGAGTTGTGTCCAGTGTTAAACGCTTTTCCACCTTCAGCGCCTCCAAAGAGCTTCCCTTCGACGTGGAGGATGCCATGCTGTTCTGGATCAACAAG gtGATTTTGAAGACGAGGGAAATCTCAGAGAAAGAGCTGAAACTCAAACAACACTTGATGGAATCCCCCTGTCATCAAAAG GTACGTTACCGTAGAGACCACTTGTCCGGTCGGTGTCTCCCTCACATGCCGCTGGTGGAGGACCTGATGAAGGATATATGTGATGGCGCCGCCCTGCTGACGGTCATTCATTACTACTGCCCTGATTTCATGAGGCTGGAAG atATCTGTCTGAAAGAGGTCCTGTCCATCTCTGACAGCGTGTATAATATTCAGCTACTGAGGGAGTTTTCCAACGAGTACCTGGACAGGTGTTTGTACCTGCGACCTGAGGACCTGCTGTATGCTCCCCCTGTGTTAAAG CACAACGTGATGGTGTTCATAGCCGAGCTGTTCTGGTGGTTTGAGGTGGTGAGGCCGGACTTTGTGAAGCCCAGAGATCCACAGGAGATCAAAGAAG CCAGAGCCTCAGTGCAGGCGAAGAGTTCCCGCCCCCTTGTGCCCATTTCAAACGCCACAAAGCGCAGCTTCCTAAGCACCTCCCCCTCCGTTGACTCCATGGTATCAGGCTCTGCCCATGACACCTGTATCAGGTATTACCTGCACCCAGAGGAGTCTGCGTCTACGTCTGT CACCAAAGTAAGCCCCTCCCACAGCCCCTCCCACCCACTTCTCCCACTGAGACAAAGACAACAGAAGCCCGTCCAGGGGGAGGAGACGGCAG AGTTCAGGAACaggtccagctctctctctcgaaTGGACGGACACAGTCCTGGATCGCGACTGGCCTGGATGGAGAGAAGACAAAG accTCTATCTCAGATGGAGATGGAATGGGAGCGCCTTTGTGGTGACAACATAAGCTTGGCCCGGTCCATCAGCAAAGACAGTTTAGCCTCCAACGTCGTCTCCATCACCCCCCGCCACCACATCAACGGCCAGCCACTTCCTCACACGGCTTGTAGCCATGATTTTGAGGACCAAGAAGAGGAGCTTGTGGCTGTCATAAGCTCTGGGGGCGTAGCCACCTTCCGAGAGTCCCGGCCCGAGAGCTTTTTCCTAGAGCCACTGCAGCCGGCCGTTCTGAGGCCGAACAAAGAGAAATCTGTGGTGGTCAGTAAACGGGACGAGAGCGGAGAGGGGCGGGGCCAGAGACGGAGGGCCGTTCACACACCCACAGAGCACACAGCAATCAACCAAACCTTTACAACCGTCAGCACTGTGGAACCGGAAGGCTCGCCGCAGTCCGGCGGCTTCTTCCTGCACGGCAAATCCGAGTGCGTGAGAAGCAGCCCAGTCGGCGTCTGGGTAGGCGGAGTCTCAGACTCTGAgtttgaagaagaagaggaagaagctGAAGATGATGACGTGGAAGAGCGGGACATCGCCAAGGCTCACATTAGGAAGCTCCTGGGCCATGGGCAGGAAGAGGAGGAGTCGGCGAAACTGCGGGAGGAAGTGCGAGGGCGGGAGCGTGAGGATAAAGAGGGAGCCAGTGGCCGCTCCAGCCCGTGTCCCAGCACGCTCTCGCAGGCCAGCAGCACGTCCACCGGCGCTGGACATACAAG ACAGTCCAGTCCGTGTCGGAGCACGTTCTCGCAGGCCAGCAGTGCGTCCAGCCGCATGACCAGCTTTGCAGAGCGGCGGCTGCACCGCGCAGTGACACCTGATGGCTTTTACAGTGGCTGCAGCTCGCAGACCTCCACTCCGGATGGGTCAGAGAGCGCCCCCTTCCCACCGCAGGCGGGGGACAGGGCTAGCCCCAGCCCCGGGGCACGAGGGGGTGTGGCTTCAGAACTTATCCACCTGCGCATGCAGCTGGAGGAGAAGCGGCGAGCTATTGAGAcgcagaagaagaagatggagaGGCTGTCGGCACGGCAACGGCTAAAACTGGGCAAAGCAGCCTTCCTGCATGTGGTCAAGAAGGGGCGGGGTGACACGCTACCACGTCCTGTGAAGCAGGAAGTCCtgaaagagaaggaaacagaAAAGGAGATGGCAAAGGATGACTCTTATGTTGAGGCACTGAAGGCCAAGGCCAAGGCCAAGGAGACGGAGCCCAGCCCAGACAAAGAGTCCCGGCAATTGGCGGAGATTTCTGCAGCACCCCCTGCTACCCTGGAGGTAGATAACCGTGTGAGTGAAGGTGAGGCATGGGAGGAAGGAGGGGGGGAATTGGACTTGAGTGAATGTAACCGCTCCATCGAGCTGTTAAACGAGGCGATTGGATCCATCCAGCAGCAGATGATGCAGCTGTCTGTCCAGCAGGACCTGCTCATGAGGCAGACGGCGCTGTCGCCCACGCAGGAGAAACCCCAGTCCCCCAGTGAACCAAACGAGCCTAAGCTCCGCCCCTCCGTGCAGTTTGTGGAGATCTCCACAGCAACCCGACGACCTCCCAAGCTTAGCTCAGGCCGTACTCCTCGGACCAAACCTGCCGAGCTCAAGCTGAGTAAGGGCTCAAAGGTCAACACAGGCGACCCCAGACCCTCACCGGTCAGCAGGACACCTCGAGCAGAAAATGAGGAAGATGGTGTGTCTAAAGACGTGGGGGACAAAGCGAATGGACGCAGCTTGGCCCGAAGCTTGGCTCGAAATGCCACGTTCCGCCTTCATGATGCCGCTAACCGAAGAACAGATGGTCCGGAATCACCAAAAGCAGAACCGCCTACAGTAGAGCCATCGCAGGCAGAACCGGGCCGTGAGAGGAGCGGGTCTGGAGGCTCAGGGAAAGAAAATGTTCCGGTTCCATGTGAGGAAAACCGGACTAAAGGGCAGCTGATCGAGGTGGACCTGTCTGACTTGACCAACCCAGAGTCCAGTGCAGAACCAGAGGGTGAGCAGAAATCAGGACTGGGATTCTTCTTTAAG gatgaTCAGAAGGCGGCAGATGAGCTAGCTAAGAAGCGAGCTGCATTTCTGCTGAAGCAGCAGAAGAAGGCCGAGGAGGCACGGCTTCGTAAACAGCAGCTGGAGGCGGAGTCAGAGCTGAAGCGAGACGAAGCCAG gcgTAAGGCGGAGGAGGAGCGGGTGCGTAAGGAGGAGGAAAAGGCCCGAAGGGAACTGATCAAGCAGGAATACCTGCGCAGGAAACAGCAGGAGTTGCTGGAGGAGCAAGGGGTAGCTAAGCCCCGCCCAAGACACCGGAAGCCCCGCCCCAAATCACTCCACCGCCGAGAATCTGGCAACGCCACGC CTGTGGGTCTGTGTGCTGCTCCGTCtggttcctctctctctctggcctcTGCGGCAACTGAAGCGGACAGCATTACGTCTGGGGGAGGCTCGCAGAG gggtGAGTCGGTGGAGTCTTTCCCGATGTTAAGTCGTAATGCCAGCAGGAATGTGGAGAGAGACTGGGATAACGGCTCCACAGCATCTTCTGTCACTTCTGTAGCAGAGTACAATG GCCCGAGGTTGTTTAAGGAACCCAGCGCTAAGTCCAATAAGCCGATAATTCAGAACGCCATCGCTCACTGCTGTCTGGCTGGCAAGGTCAATGAAGCGCAGAAGAACGCCATCCTGGAG GAAATTGAGCGCTGTGAGTCCAACCACCTGATGATCCTGTTCCGTGACGGCGGCTGCCAGTTCCGGGCGCTGTACGCCTTCGCTCCGGACACGGAAGAGATCCTGAAGCTGGTCGGCACGGGCCCCCGCGCCATCACCCGCAAGATGATCGACAAGCTTTTCAAATACAGCAGCGACCGCAAGCAGTTCACAGTCATCCCCGCGAAGACCGTGTCCGTCAGCGTGGACGCGATCACCATCCACAACCACCTGTGGCAGGTCAAACGGCCCGGATCCTCCAAGAGGAAGTGA